A stretch of DNA from Sulfurimonas sp.:
ATCGCAAGGAACTTCAAGCTCACCATTTAATGGATTGTATCTTTTATTAAAGGTACCGCCAGTATTTAGTATTAGCATACAAGCTCCTTTAGACTATCTATAATCATTGTTGCTTTTGATTTTTTGACACTTTTTGATTCATCAAATAAATATGTAGTCTTTAGTCCTGCATTTAAGGCTGCTTCTATATCTCTTTCTTTATCACCTATCATCACAGAGTTTTCCAAATCAATATCAAAATCTTTAGCTGCTTGTAATAGCATACCTGGTTTTGGCTTTCTGCACTCACAACTACCAGTTATGTCTGGATGATGTGGACAATGATATACATGTGTCACCTCTATTCCATGTTCATATAAAGCACCTAACATCCAAGAAGTTAAGTCTTCATATTCTTCTTCAGTATAGTATCCACG
This window harbors:
- the gmhB gene encoding D-glycero-beta-D-manno-heptose 1,7-bisphosphate 7-phosphatase encodes the protein MNKALFLDRDGVINVEKDYLYKIEDFEFIDGIFNICQYFINNGYLIIIVTNQSGIGRGYYTEEEYEDLTSWMLGALYEHGIEVTHVYHCPHHPDITGSCECRKPKPGMLLQAAKDFDIDLENSVMIGDKERDIEAALNAGLKTTYLFDESKSVKKSKATMIIDSLKELVC